From the genome of Paraflavitalea devenefica, one region includes:
- a CDS encoding PorV/PorQ family protein has translation MNRYLITLLLMLSIRATAQDYNAPYSIYGVGDLEQRFYDRSIGMANSSVSLMSTPHYQFLKNPASLAGLERSNVYVNMALTGKIITYAGTPIGDNNRTSRDMSIKSFSVATKLNNVWASSLGFMPLSYAGYHYTATKNVEGSNDTYSGDYTGDGGLYNIYWNNAFALGKHFSVGVRSSFIFGSINLTETLAGESLSSAIVTETKDYYNNVRFELGSIYTGKLAKNWKLSLGGKFTTKTNLNSEKTVTITEGTTVIKEDEVVKSSTFNIPVAYDAGLSVTHKDRLTIAVDYNYQPWSDLKQKGTGYSLINSHRFSAGVQFSNQVERWGQRYEKNYVQAGFFTNNSYLSIRNTQINEIGGSIGYGGFLTGNLFYGLSVEAGRRGTIANNLIKENYVQATLTLSLREFLFSKGRKYD, from the coding sequence ATGAACAGATATCTAATTACTCTTCTATTGATGCTCTCTATCCGGGCAACTGCACAGGACTATAATGCTCCCTACTCTATTTATGGGGTGGGCGACCTGGAACAACGATTTTATGACCGCAGCATCGGGATGGCCAATAGTTCTGTTTCGCTGATGAGCACACCGCATTACCAGTTCCTGAAGAACCCGGCTTCGCTGGCCGGGCTGGAACGCAGCAATGTGTATGTGAATATGGCGCTGACCGGTAAGATCATTACTTATGCCGGTACGCCGATCGGTGACAATAACCGCACGAGCCGCGATATGAGTATCAAAAGCTTTTCGGTAGCTACCAAGCTCAATAATGTATGGGCCAGCAGTCTGGGTTTTATGCCGCTGAGCTATGCGGGTTACCACTATACGGCCACCAAGAATGTGGAGGGATCGAACGATACGTATAGTGGAGATTATACCGGCGATGGTGGCTTATACAATATTTACTGGAATAATGCTTTTGCCCTCGGCAAGCATTTCAGTGTGGGCGTGCGGAGCTCTTTTATTTTCGGTTCTATTAATTTAACGGAAACGCTTGCCGGAGAATCGCTGAGTTCTGCCATCGTCACCGAAACGAAAGATTATTATAATAATGTCCGTTTTGAACTGGGCTCCATTTATACCGGTAAGCTCGCAAAAAACTGGAAGCTCTCCCTGGGCGGTAAGTTTACCACGAAGACAAACCTCAATTCTGAGAAAACAGTTACGATCACAGAAGGCACTACTGTTATTAAAGAGGATGAGGTGGTAAAAAGCTCCACGTTCAATATACCGGTTGCCTATGATGCGGGATTGTCGGTAACGCATAAGGACCGGCTCACGATTGCCGTGGATTATAATTACCAGCCCTGGAGCGACCTGAAGCAGAAGGGAACCGGTTATTCACTGATCAACAGCCATCGCTTTTCGGCAGGTGTTCAATTCTCGAACCAGGTAGAACGGTGGGGGCAACGCTATGAGAAGAATTATGTGCAGGCGGGCTTTTTCACCAATAATTCCTACCTCAGCATCCGCAATACGCAGATCAATGAAATTGGCGGCAGTATTGGTTATGGCGGTTTCCTCACCGGCAATTTATTCTATGGCCTGTCTGTAGAAGCCGGCCGCCGGGGCACCATCGCCAATAACCTGATCAAGGAAAATTATGTACAGGCCACTCTCACGTTATCGCTCAGGGAGTTTTTATTCAGCAAGGGAAGGAAGTATGATTAG